A region of Streptomyces sp. NBC_01267 DNA encodes the following proteins:
- a CDS encoding serine/threonine-protein kinase — protein MERLQPGDPQRIGTYRLLARLGAGGMGQVYLARSDRGRTVAVKLVRPELAEVDEFRDRFRLEVQAARRVAGDGTPPGRQGTGQTWTAPVLDADTEAPVPWVATGYIAGPSLRSVVSGAHGPLPERSVRILGSGLAHALADIHGAGLIHRDLKPSNVLITIDGPRVIDFGIARALETMTTTYDSLTRTGALIGSPGFMAPEQVRGGRVTTACDVFCLGSVLAYAASGKLPFGTAENGVHALMFRIVQEPPDLEGLPESLQDLVGDCLRKDPAARPTVPQLLERTAGAVAGEPWLPGPLVAQLGRHAVQLLDSEDPDGGPDPAAAEATEAAEAATAIAAAEESSPGTAPETAPGTDRSTGAPEPGPPIQPAQPVQAAPPHPSPQPAPAPAPAPPPHVSPSSVPPASPAYGYPRLPPQPGYSYPVPPPAPEPPRRISRSTVALVAVALVVAIGAGGSVYAVMNRDDGPTDTTGRSRTGSPQPAAEEGTSASPAPSGSASDGTSPDPGPTSGTIPDGFLGTWNGSVTGASGANPRRLVIQQGDVGDTVLSLTADGDGYHCVFEAGLAEAGSPGAPLEIGPSTVTVGQPMSSCKAGDATELTLLPDGTLRRVNTANGDKLTYTKSD, from the coding sequence ATGGAGAGACTTCAGCCGGGCGATCCACAACGCATCGGTACGTACCGCCTGTTGGCGCGGCTCGGTGCGGGCGGAATGGGCCAGGTCTATCTGGCGCGCTCGGACCGCGGACGGACCGTCGCGGTCAAGCTCGTACGGCCGGAACTGGCCGAGGTCGACGAGTTCCGCGACCGCTTCCGCCTGGAGGTGCAGGCCGCCCGGCGGGTCGCGGGCGACGGAACCCCTCCTGGCCGTCAGGGCACGGGACAGACCTGGACCGCGCCCGTCCTCGACGCGGACACCGAGGCTCCGGTCCCGTGGGTCGCCACCGGTTACATCGCGGGCCCCAGCCTCCGGTCCGTGGTCTCCGGCGCGCACGGACCGCTGCCCGAGCGCTCGGTACGCATCCTCGGCTCGGGCCTGGCACACGCCCTCGCGGACATCCACGGGGCCGGGCTGATCCACCGCGACCTCAAGCCGTCGAACGTACTGATCACCATCGACGGACCGCGGGTCATCGACTTCGGGATCGCCCGCGCGCTGGAGACGATGACCACCACGTACGACAGCCTGACCCGCACCGGCGCGCTGATCGGCTCCCCCGGCTTCATGGCCCCCGAGCAGGTGCGCGGCGGCCGGGTCACGACGGCCTGCGACGTGTTCTGCCTGGGCTCGGTGCTCGCGTACGCGGCGAGCGGGAAGCTCCCGTTCGGCACCGCGGAGAACGGGGTGCACGCGCTGATGTTCCGCATCGTGCAGGAGCCGCCGGACCTCGAAGGGCTGCCGGAGAGCCTTCAGGACCTGGTGGGCGACTGCCTCCGCAAGGACCCGGCGGCCCGCCCGACGGTGCCGCAGCTCCTGGAGCGTACGGCGGGGGCGGTGGCGGGCGAACCGTGGCTGCCGGGCCCGCTGGTCGCCCAACTGGGGCGCCATGCCGTGCAGTTGCTGGATTCGGAGGACCCGGACGGTGGGCCGGACCCGGCAGCGGCGGAAGCAACGGAAGCGGCGGAAGCAGCAACGGCGATAGCAGCCGCCGAAGAATCGTCACCGGGAACGGCACCGGAAACGGCACCGGGAACGGACCGGAGCACCGGCGCCCCCGAACCCGGACCTCCGATCCAGCCCGCGCAGCCCGTCCAGGCGGCCCCGCCGCACCCTTCCCCGCAACCCGCGCCCGCACCCGCGCCCGCCCCGCCCCCTCACGTGTCGCCCTCTTCCGTACCGCCCGCTTCCCCGGCGTACGGCTACCCCCGGCTGCCGCCGCAGCCCGGATACAGCTACCCCGTCCCGCCACCGGCGCCCGAGCCGCCGCGGCGCATCAGCCGGTCGACGGTGGCGCTCGTCGCGGTGGCCCTGGTCGTCGCGATCGGCGCGGGCGGTTCGGTGTACGCGGTCATGAACAGGGACGACGGACCGACGGACACCACGGGCCGCTCCCGGACCGGATCCCCGCAGCCGGCGGCCGAGGAGGGCACCTCGGCGTCCCCGGCCCCGTCCGGCTCCGCGTCGGACGGCACCTCACCGGACCCCGGCCCGACGTCCGGCACGATCCCCGACGGGTTTCTCGGCACCTGGAACGGCTCGGTGACCGGCGCCTCCGGTGCCAACCCCCGGCGGCTGGTCATCCAGCAGGGCGATGTGGGCGACACGGTGCTCTCCCTCACCGCCGACGGTGACGGGTATCACTGTGTCTTCGAGGCCGGGCTGGCCGAGGCCGGATCCCCCGGCGCCCCGCTGGAGATCGGCCCCTCGACGGTCACCGTCGGTCAGCCCATGTCCTCCTGCAAAGCGGGCGATGCGACCGAACTGACCCTGCTCCCCGACGGCACCCTGCGCCGGGTCAACACCGCGAACGGCGACAAACTCACGTACACGAAGTCGGACTGA
- a CDS encoding methyltransferase: MNHLPTSSGALALTRFPEDPRDQLRAWDAADEYLLRHLEETAVAATGAVVIGDRWGALTTALAGRATGPVTQITDSFLGQEATRANLARNGIAEDAVRLLSTRDTPPDRVDLLIVRVPKSLALLEDQLHRIAPAVHAGTVVIGTGMVKEIHTSTLKLFEQLIGGTKTSLAVKKARLIFATPDPSLSAGPSPWPRSYELPAGIGAASGRTVVNHAGIFCAERLDIGTRFFLPHLPRREGPQRVVDLGCGNGVVGTAVALANPQAEVVFTDESFQAVASAEATFRENLGPDAEAEFLVGDTFAGVPAGSVDLVLNNPPFHTHQATSDQTSRRMFSGARTALRQGGELWVVGNRHLSYHVTLKRIFGNCSVVTSDPKFVILRAVKR, from the coding sequence ATGAACCATTTGCCGACGTCATCAGGCGCGCTCGCCCTCACCCGCTTCCCGGAGGACCCCCGCGACCAGCTGCGGGCCTGGGACGCCGCCGACGAATATCTGCTGCGGCATCTCGAAGAGACAGCGGTGGCGGCGACGGGCGCCGTCGTGATCGGGGACCGCTGGGGCGCGCTCACCACCGCGCTGGCCGGACGCGCCACCGGGCCGGTCACCCAGATCACCGACTCCTTCCTCGGCCAGGAGGCCACCCGGGCCAACCTGGCGCGCAACGGGATCGCCGAGGACGCCGTACGGCTGCTGTCCACCCGGGACACCCCGCCCGACCGCGTCGACCTGCTGATCGTCCGGGTGCCCAAGAGCCTCGCGCTCCTGGAGGACCAGCTGCACCGGATCGCGCCCGCCGTGCACGCCGGGACCGTCGTCATCGGCACCGGGATGGTCAAGGAGATCCACACCTCGACCCTGAAGCTCTTCGAGCAGCTGATCGGCGGGACGAAGACGTCCCTCGCGGTGAAGAAGGCGCGGCTGATCTTCGCCACCCCGGACCCGTCGCTCTCCGCCGGACCCAGCCCCTGGCCGCGCAGCTACGAGCTCCCCGCCGGCATCGGCGCCGCGTCGGGACGCACGGTCGTCAACCACGCCGGGATCTTCTGCGCGGAACGCCTGGACATCGGCACCCGCTTCTTCCTGCCGCACCTGCCGCGGCGCGAGGGACCGCAGCGGGTGGTGGACCTGGGCTGCGGCAACGGCGTCGTCGGCACGGCCGTCGCGCTGGCGAACCCGCAGGCCGAAGTGGTCTTCACGGACGAGTCGTTCCAGGCGGTGGCCTCGGCCGAGGCCACGTTCCGCGAGAACCTGGGCCCGGACGCCGAGGCGGAATTCCTGGTCGGCGACACGTTCGCCGGGGTGCCCGCGGGCTCGGTCGACCTCGTACTGAACAACCCGCCGTTCCACACCCACCAGGCCACCAGCGACCAGACGTCCCGCCGGATGTTCTCCGGCGCACGCACGGCGCTGCGCCAGGGCGGCGAACTGTGGGTGGTCGGCAACCGGCACCTGAGCTACCACGTCACGCTGAAGCGGATCTTCGGCAACTGCTCGGTCGTGACGAGCGACCCGAAGTTCGTGATCCTGCGGGCCGTCAAGCGCTGA
- a CDS encoding ABC transporter ATP-binding protein encodes MTLADPADDVAVEVTALHKSFGRTPALDGLDLTVRTGEVHGFLGPNGSGKSTTVRVLLGLLRADSGTTRLLGRDPWHDAVELHRRIAYVPGDVTLWRSLSGGEIIDLFGRLRGGLDPVRRASLVERFELDPTKKGRTYSKGNRQKVALVAAFASDVDLLILDEPTSGLDPLMEEVFQQCVREERDRGRTVLLSSHILSEVESLCDRVSIIRKGRTVETGSLDELRHLTRTAIVAELARVPDGLAQLAGVHDLDVRSTHLQGADVQGTHVRLQVETDQLDAVLRSLSAAGVRSLTSAPPTLEELFLRHYAAGPVDPPEPHRNARPPNAQPPTTPSGNASQPNPSHPDTPHDNTPAEEGTVSR; translated from the coding sequence ATGACCCTGGCCGATCCTGCCGACGACGTAGCCGTCGAAGTAACCGCACTGCACAAGTCGTTCGGGCGGACCCCCGCCCTGGACGGCCTCGACCTCACCGTCCGGACCGGCGAGGTCCACGGCTTCCTGGGCCCCAACGGATCCGGGAAGTCCACCACCGTCCGCGTCCTGCTCGGACTGCTGCGCGCGGACTCGGGCACCACCCGGCTGCTCGGGCGCGACCCGTGGCACGACGCGGTGGAACTGCACCGGCGCATCGCCTACGTGCCGGGCGACGTCACCCTGTGGCGGAGCCTCAGCGGCGGCGAGATCATCGACCTGTTCGGCAGGCTGCGCGGCGGGCTCGATCCGGTGCGGCGGGCCTCGCTCGTCGAGCGGTTCGAGCTGGACCCGACGAAGAAGGGCCGTACGTACTCCAAGGGCAACCGGCAGAAGGTCGCCCTGGTCGCCGCGTTCGCGTCCGACGTGGACCTGCTGATCCTCGACGAGCCGACCTCCGGTCTCGACCCGCTGATGGAGGAGGTCTTCCAGCAGTGCGTACGGGAGGAACGCGACCGGGGGCGGACCGTGCTGCTGTCCAGCCACATCCTGAGCGAGGTCGAATCGCTCTGCGACCGGGTGAGCATCATCCGCAAGGGGCGGACCGTGGAGACCGGTTCGCTCGACGAGCTGCGGCATCTGACCCGGACCGCCATCGTCGCCGAACTGGCGCGCGTGCCCGACGGGCTGGCGCAGCTGGCCGGGGTGCACGACCTCGACGTCCGCAGCACCCACCTCCAGGGCGCCGACGTCCAGGGAACTCACGTCCGGCTCCAGGTCGAGACGGACCAGCTGGACGCGGTACTCAGATCGCTCAGCGCCGCCGGGGTGCGGTCGCTGACCAGCGCGCCGCCGACGCTGGAGGAGCTGTTCCTGCGGCACTACGCGGCCGGGCCGGTCGACCCGCCGGAACCACACCGGAACGCCCGGCCCCCGAACGCCCAGCCGCCGACCACCCCGAGCGGGAACGCCTCGCAGCCGAATCCCTCACACCCGGACACCCCGCACGACAACACCCCTGCCGAAGAAGGGACGGTGTCCCGGTGA
- a CDS encoding aspartate aminotransferase family protein, which translates to MTPQIPQPDPQAGAAVRAADRAHVFHSWSAQDLISPLAVAGAEGSYFWDYEGNRYLDFTSGLVFTNIGYQHPKVVAAIQEQAAKMTTFAPAFAVESRSEAARLIAERTPGDLDKIFFTNGGAEAVENAVRMARLHTGRTKVLSAYRSYHGGTATAINLTGDPRRWPSDTASAGVIHFWAPFLYRSPFYSTTEAEECARALQHLEDTIAFEGPQSVAAIILETIPGTAGIMTPPPGYLAGVREICDRFGIVFILDEVMAGFGRTGSWFAAELFDVTPDLMTFAKGVNSGYVPLGGVAISAEIAETFAKRPYPGGLTYSGHPLACAAAVATIKAMDEEDIVGQAARLGTDVLAPALADIAARHPSVGEVRGVGAFWALDLVRNPETREPLVPYNATGEANAPMAAFGAAAKKNGLWPFINMNRTHVVPPCNITEAEAKEGLAALDAALSVADEHVVAG; encoded by the coding sequence ATGACCCCTCAGATTCCGCAGCCCGATCCGCAGGCAGGAGCGGCCGTACGGGCCGCCGACCGTGCGCACGTCTTCCACTCCTGGTCAGCCCAGGACCTGATCTCCCCGCTCGCCGTCGCCGGTGCCGAAGGTTCGTACTTCTGGGATTACGAGGGCAACCGGTACCTCGACTTCACCAGCGGCCTCGTCTTCACCAACATCGGCTACCAGCACCCGAAGGTCGTCGCCGCGATCCAGGAGCAGGCGGCGAAGATGACCACCTTCGCGCCCGCGTTCGCCGTCGAGTCGCGCTCCGAGGCCGCACGCCTCATCGCCGAGCGCACCCCCGGCGACCTCGACAAGATCTTCTTCACCAACGGTGGCGCCGAGGCCGTCGAGAACGCCGTCCGGATGGCCCGGCTGCACACCGGCCGTACGAAGGTGCTGAGCGCCTACCGCTCGTACCACGGCGGCACCGCCACCGCGATCAACCTCACCGGTGACCCGCGCCGCTGGCCGTCCGACACGGCGTCGGCGGGTGTCATCCACTTCTGGGCGCCGTTCCTCTACCGCTCGCCGTTCTACTCGACCACCGAGGCCGAGGAGTGCGCCCGCGCGCTCCAGCACCTCGAGGACACCATCGCCTTCGAGGGCCCGCAGTCGGTGGCCGCGATCATCCTCGAAACCATTCCGGGCACCGCGGGCATCATGACGCCGCCGCCCGGCTATCTCGCGGGCGTCCGCGAGATCTGCGACCGGTTCGGCATCGTCTTCATCCTCGACGAGGTCATGGCGGGCTTCGGCCGTACCGGCAGCTGGTTCGCCGCCGAACTCTTCGACGTCACCCCGGACCTGATGACCTTCGCGAAGGGCGTCAACTCGGGTTACGTCCCGCTGGGCGGTGTCGCGATCTCCGCCGAGATCGCCGAGACGTTCGCCAAGCGCCCCTACCCGGGCGGGCTCACCTACTCCGGTCACCCGCTGGCCTGCGCGGCGGCCGTCGCGACGATCAAGGCCATGGACGAGGAGGACATCGTCGGCCAGGCGGCCCGGCTGGGTACCGATGTCCTGGCGCCGGCCCTCGCGGACATCGCCGCGCGGCACCCCTCGGTGGGCGAGGTGCGGGGCGTGGGCGCGTTCTGGGCGCTGGACCTCGTACGGAATCCGGAGACGCGCGAGCCGCTGGTCCCGTACAACGCGACGGGCGAGGCGAACGCGCCGATGGCGGCGTTCGGCGCCGCCGCGAAGAAGAACGGCCTGTGGCCGTTCATCAACATGAACCGGACGCACGTGGTGCCGCCGTGCAACATCACGGAGGCCGAGGCCAAGGAGGGCCTCGCCGCGCTGGACGCCGCGCTGTCGGTGGCGGACGAGCACGTGGTGGCCGGGTAA
- a CDS encoding diacylglycerol kinase, whose translation MSAPDPAASTEHQLLVVIDPVARRADGESVRIAKDVLCAGAHAKICLPEGPEEFARVLGRRGNRRLVVIGDDRALVRSVTLLHRERDRARGALSLVPVGPPPALELARSLGVPVGAVAAARSVLDGAVRWLDLLVDDSDAVVLGGLRLPTADPAPPGWGRTPPGSVWHACRSLVRTLVGPAPARAAPPAQRLRVEADGVLLTDLHQPVTGVSVSSRGGAGKAEVVVELPSGDLMTAEALAVTVSGADFRYRRDGVVGGPVRTRTWTVRAGAWGLTLPVG comes from the coding sequence GTGTCGGCTCCAGATCCCGCAGCGAGCACCGAGCATCAGCTGCTGGTGGTCATCGACCCGGTCGCCCGCCGTGCGGACGGCGAGTCCGTACGGATCGCGAAAGACGTGTTGTGCGCCGGGGCGCACGCCAAGATCTGCCTGCCCGAGGGGCCCGAGGAGTTCGCCCGGGTGCTCGGCAGACGGGGCAACCGGCGGCTGGTGGTGATCGGAGACGACCGGGCCCTGGTCAGATCGGTGACCCTGTTGCACCGGGAACGGGACAGGGCCCGCGGCGCCCTGTCCCTGGTCCCGGTCGGCCCGCCGCCCGCACTGGAGCTGGCCAGATCGCTGGGCGTCCCGGTCGGCGCGGTGGCCGCCGCCCGGTCGGTCCTCGACGGCGCCGTGCGCTGGCTGGATCTGCTGGTGGACGACAGCGACGCGGTGGTCCTGGGCGGTCTGCGCCTCCCCACCGCGGACCCCGCGCCGCCGGGGTGGGGCCGGACACCACCGGGTTCGGTGTGGCATGCGTGCCGCTCCCTGGTACGCACGCTGGTGGGCCCCGCCCCGGCCCGTGCGGCGCCCCCGGCGCAGCGGCTGCGCGTGGAGGCGGACGGGGTGCTGCTCACCGACCTGCACCAGCCGGTGACGGGCGTCTCCGTCTCGTCACGCGGCGGCGCCGGGAAGGCGGAGGTGGTCGTCGAGCTGCCGTCGGGCGACCTGATGACGGCGGAGGCCCTGGCCGTGACCGTCTCCGGCGCGGACTTCCGGTACCGGCGGGACGGGGTGGTGGGCGGCCCGGTACGGACCCGGACCTGGACGGTACGGGCGGGGGCGTGGGGGCTGACGTTGCCGGTGGGATGA
- a CDS encoding GbsR/MarR family transcriptional regulator yields the protein MTTKHAGPDGADTADGADGSHGPGRAQPVDDAVSRFVERFAAQLTEAGMQRMPSRIFAAVLASDSGALTTAELGEQLKVSPAAISGAVRYLAQVNMITREREPGSRRDRFRVHSDQWYESLTNRDLVLRRWENTLREGVENLGPDSPAGRRMGETLAFFEFLEGELGTMMQRWRAYREERFG from the coding sequence ATGACGACGAAGCACGCCGGACCGGACGGAGCCGACACGGCCGACGGTGCGGACGGTTCTCATGGCCCCGGCCGTGCACAGCCTGTGGACGACGCGGTCTCCCGGTTCGTCGAACGCTTCGCCGCCCAGCTCACCGAGGCGGGCATGCAGCGGATGCCGTCCCGCATCTTCGCCGCGGTGCTCGCCTCCGACTCGGGCGCGCTGACCACGGCCGAACTGGGCGAGCAGCTCAAGGTCAGCCCCGCCGCGATCTCCGGCGCCGTCCGCTACCTCGCGCAGGTGAACATGATCACCCGCGAACGGGAACCGGGATCACGCCGGGACCGCTTCCGGGTGCACAGCGACCAGTGGTACGAGTCGCTGACCAACCGCGACCTGGTGCTCAGGCGCTGGGAGAACACCCTGCGCGAGGGCGTCGAGAACCTCGGCCCGGACTCGCCCGCGGGGCGCAGGATGGGCGAGACGCTGGCCTTCTTCGAGTTCCTGGAGGGCGAGCTGGGGACGATGATGCAGCGGTGGCGGGCGTACCGGGAGGAACGCTTCGGCTAG
- a CDS encoding adenylosuccinate synthase yields MPALVLLGAQWGDEGKGKATDLLGGSVDYVVRYQGGNNAGHTVVVGDQKYALHLLPSGILSPECTPVIGNGVVVDPAVLLSELSGLNERGVDTSKLLISGNAHLITPYHTTVDKVTERFLGKRKIGTTGRGIGPAYADKINRVGIRVQDLYDESILEQKVEAALDGKNQILAKLYNRRAIEAGQIVEELLGYGEQIRPYVADTALVLNKALDENKVVLMEGGQGTLLDVDHGTYPFVTSSNPTAGGACTGTGVGPTKITRVIGILKAYTTRVGAGPFPTELFDEDGDKLRSIGHEYGVTTGRDRRCGWFDAVIARYATRVNGLTDFFLTKLDILTGWEQIPVCVAYEIDGKRVDELPFSQTDFHHAKPIYEYLPGWTEDITKAKTFSDLPKNAQAYVKALEEMSGAPISAIGVGPGRTETIEINSFV; encoded by the coding sequence GTGCCCGCACTTGTGCTGCTCGGTGCTCAGTGGGGTGACGAGGGCAAGGGAAAGGCCACCGACCTCCTCGGTGGATCAGTGGATTACGTGGTGCGCTACCAGGGCGGCAACAACGCCGGCCACACGGTTGTCGTAGGCGACCAGAAGTATGCGCTCCACCTCCTCCCTTCCGGAATCCTCTCACCGGAGTGCACTCCGGTGATCGGTAACGGTGTCGTCGTCGACCCAGCGGTCCTGCTCTCCGAGCTGAGCGGACTCAACGAGCGGGGCGTGGACACGTCCAAGCTGCTGATCAGCGGTAACGCGCACCTGATCACGCCGTATCACACGACCGTCGACAAGGTGACGGAACGGTTCCTCGGCAAGCGGAAGATCGGCACCACCGGCCGCGGTATCGGCCCGGCCTACGCCGACAAGATCAACCGCGTCGGCATCCGCGTCCAGGACCTCTACGACGAGTCGATCCTGGAGCAGAAGGTCGAGGCCGCGCTCGACGGCAAGAACCAGATCCTCGCCAAGCTCTACAACCGGCGGGCCATAGAGGCCGGACAGATCGTCGAGGAGCTGCTCGGCTACGGCGAGCAGATCCGGCCGTACGTCGCCGACACCGCGCTGGTCCTCAACAAGGCGCTCGACGAGAACAAGGTCGTCCTCATGGAGGGCGGCCAGGGCACGCTCCTGGACGTCGACCACGGCACATACCCCTTCGTCACCTCGTCGAACCCGACCGCGGGCGGCGCCTGCACCGGTACCGGCGTCGGCCCGACGAAGATCACCCGGGTCATCGGCATCCTCAAGGCCTACACCACGCGGGTGGGCGCGGGACCGTTCCCGACGGAGCTGTTCGACGAGGACGGCGACAAGCTGCGCTCGATCGGCCACGAGTACGGCGTCACCACCGGCCGTGACCGCCGCTGCGGCTGGTTCGACGCGGTCATCGCGCGCTACGCGACCCGGGTCAACGGGCTCACCGACTTCTTCCTCACCAAGCTCGACATCCTGACGGGCTGGGAGCAGATCCCGGTGTGCGTGGCGTACGAGATCGACGGCAAGCGCGTCGACGAACTCCCGTTCAGCCAGACCGACTTCCACCACGCGAAGCCGATCTACGAGTACCTGCCGGGCTGGACCGAGGACATCACCAAGGCGAAGACCTTCTCCGACCTGCCGAAGAACGCGCAGGCGTACGTGAAGGCGCTGGAGGAGATGTCCGGCGCGCCGATCTCCGCGATCGGTGTGGGTCCGGGCCGTACCGAGACGATCGAGATCAACTCGTTCGTCTAG
- a CDS encoding alpha/beta hydrolase — translation MSITTRTLRYPTGSESKPLDVYTPARPGGPCVLLWHGMGPDERDVLAPLAREIAGLGPTVLVPDWRADQPDEGRAHLTDTLRFVRDQARDFTDDSERIVLAGWSAGAGAALGVALHPELFDGWRPAAVVGIAGGYLRPARTTGVPPLHALDRAVAPVPVRLVHGTADTVIPWQSSRELHEALLAHGWDSQLSEPATDHAGVLGCTYDRATARCVPASDAPVRDLGRATARIVADVARSAGRG, via the coding sequence ATGAGCATCACGACCCGCACCCTGCGGTACCCCACCGGCAGCGAGAGCAAGCCCCTCGACGTCTACACGCCCGCCCGACCCGGCGGCCCGTGCGTGCTGCTGTGGCACGGCATGGGACCCGACGAGCGGGACGTACTGGCCCCGCTGGCCCGGGAGATAGCCGGGCTGGGCCCCACCGTCCTGGTCCCCGACTGGCGTGCGGACCAGCCCGACGAGGGCCGCGCCCATCTCACCGACACCCTGCGGTTCGTCCGTGACCAGGCACGTGACTTCACCGACGACTCCGAACGGATCGTCCTCGCGGGCTGGTCGGCGGGGGCGGGCGCCGCCCTGGGCGTGGCCCTGCACCCGGAGCTGTTCGACGGCTGGCGGCCCGCCGCGGTGGTCGGCATCGCGGGCGGCTACCTGCGCCCGGCGCGCACCACGGGCGTCCCGCCCCTCCACGCGCTGGACCGTGCGGTGGCGCCGGTGCCGGTACGGCTGGTGCACGGCACCGCGGACACCGTCATCCCCTGGCAGTCCTCACGGGAACTGCACGAAGCACTGCTCGCCCACGGCTGGGACTCACAGCTCAGCGAACCGGCCACCGACCACGCCGGGGTGCTCGGCTGCACCTACGATCGCGCGACGGCCCGGTGCGTTCCGGCATCCGACGCTCCGGTACGGGACCTCGGGCGGGCGACGGCACGGATCGTGGCGGACGTGGCGCGGTCAGCCGGGCGGGGGTGA
- a CDS encoding TetR/AcrR family transcriptional regulator, with the protein MDRAQKRDTSLRIWRIAIELFVERGFGKVSVTEIAEAADVSKMTVFNYFGNKEDMVLKPMEGHTEDMARAVRERPPGESAVAAVHRQFLDQLAAHDASVGMNADPMNLRVRELILATPALLTRTYAWSARSTQLLADELIAEAGRERGAAGEAVAHCVAMQIAAARASLMEEIHRRRIGGESVDEICPVVVTLAQEVFGLAENGLGEYAVRR; encoded by the coding sequence ATGGATCGTGCACAGAAGCGGGACACCTCGCTGCGGATCTGGCGGATCGCCATCGAGCTCTTTGTCGAGCGGGGCTTCGGCAAGGTCTCGGTGACGGAGATCGCCGAGGCCGCGGACGTCTCGAAGATGACGGTCTTCAACTACTTCGGGAACAAGGAAGACATGGTCCTGAAACCCATGGAGGGGCACACCGAGGACATGGCCCGCGCGGTCCGCGAGCGCCCCCCAGGTGAGTCCGCCGTGGCGGCCGTGCACCGTCAGTTCCTCGACCAACTGGCAGCCCACGACGCGTCCGTCGGGATGAACGCCGATCCGATGAACCTGCGCGTACGCGAACTGATCCTCGCGACACCGGCGCTGCTGACCCGTACGTACGCCTGGAGTGCCCGATCCACGCAACTGCTCGCGGACGAGCTCATCGCCGAGGCGGGCCGGGAGCGCGGTGCCGCGGGCGAGGCGGTCGCGCACTGCGTGGCCATGCAGATCGCCGCAGCCCGCGCCTCCCTCATGGAGGAGATCCACCGGCGCCGGATCGGGGGCGAGAGTGTCGACGAGATCTGCCCGGTCGTGGTCACGCTCGCGCAGGAGGTCTTCGGACTGGCGGAGAACGGGTTGGGCGAGTACGCGGTCCGTCGCTAG